Proteins from a single region of Amycolatopsis sp. CA-230715:
- a CDS encoding SDR family oxidoreductase — protein sequence MSDLTGKVALVTGGAHGVGRAIAAELVARGAHVVVNYFHSHAEAKRTEAELGATGSVEIVRASVARPEQVERMFAEIARRHGRLDILVNGAASGALVPDDEVTDDQLDAGWNTNVKGALRCSRAAAALMADGGAIVNVSALGGSQFVMANYLACAPAKAAMETLTRYLAARYAARRIRVNTASAAMLVSDVADAFPDAARMQAAIGAATPLGRLGTPQEFAGLVAFLASDDARWVTGQVLLADGGLSLGVPLLSAPEHQDAPEVSEEDGPAEDAVAIVGMGMAVAGANSPEEFWDLRLAGAELFVPVPADRWSLDSFHSEDDSAEDKSYQDRCVFITGFRPAEGAELPAEEEFTTSWLRHSVVQAMRGVTTAPSDRFRCVIGYTPDGNQHLEEAGVIAATLDKASAILDELDPSDGAALRDDVERALHDRYRLRQGEDTSRFLPHRVGRLAIEGVLPPDTAVQMVDTACSSSLYAVDIGAKALLGGAADVAVCGGAFALGPRGTVLFSKLHGLSKRGEVRSLDRDADGVVFADGAAVVVLKRLSKARADGDEVLGVLSSTGTSSDGRGKAIYAPNPAGQARAIARARAGDPAVPVDWIIAHATGTPAGDMAELNTVHEHYGTSEIPVTSNKSLIGHTGWAAGVVSLIEAALGLRHGTVPPQFRFTAPPADFPAERTRLRIPTTAQPLPPRRDRPRTVAVTGFGFGGTNAHLLVSDPGEATPPTAPAAEHGRIAIVAWAAHLPGLAGRDAVEAWVRGHGEPPADTFGEKYPTPPFDRVRLPPATVRTVDRCQLMILECGHQLRERLGDAWTTYADRAGVFVGNLGPTRAGMLYANRCYLDDVDTALAGAPGLAESPLLPKLQHGLRERARNLVPPSNEDSFSGIMPNIISARVANYFDLHGPNLTLDAGLASTLSAFDTACQYLRAGDIDLAFAGGINGNDLPELRPLLTGLLDGEAPADAAFLFALTTEDVATTEGMPVLAWIDDTEPDATLTECGTSAPGTARYLGAAGGLAVLRELLTGSGRSAVVCHAEPDTPVARLDLDIPPSTVEEPAPLNERFTDTESYAPGQRCQVRRHVPELVPAPAEPSNDGRAFLPPGVVVLTDSAATVDALGPLPEDALVLCCAPEMAARPGWHHLPEPGPDEVRAALGTREPSDVRIVLDLAASAPADTCLFDDTPSVTALHDLLFLTLRLSGDASVIAVLLGGLNDGVAHPFTGLFTGLLKAAHLESPGTERFALVSDTRDAAAGMLAAERESRIPRALPVVYYLAGHRHVRELVERPVALSGPVAARLSADSVVVAVGGARGITAELLKALATEFRPQVYVLGSNPLDDYPGWVFDGSDERFAAGRKEWLREQLWHRTGTTVAVLNREYDRMIDARAARANLDAMTAACGAGRVRYLACDVTDPLAVERAVREIREPRIDLLVNAAGRNNSAVLARKDFGEFRGVRDLKLRSHRNLKRALAGTPVGTWCSFGSLLGYFGQVGEGDYAAGNDFLATAAEFAARAQGADEVTIGWTLWGGTGMGAGGLVSSYYERQDTYSAMAVAEGIHHFVRELHAPERVPHLVHIGEAEHRTVEHFYPGYLSTPDTGFYLRHTVSHDGDTAVFECPMDPETDAFLDGHTVRGHATLPGLFVTEIAAEAALSLRQGLEVIGFTDLTFERFIQVRGDLPAPPKRVRATVLDATDDLTTVEVRITSDIVVNGVVAARDKPHFTCRVLLAPEFTAPSWDGWAPDPAERAAPDPYHLSGSPVRLTGPFACTEDTRTHPRGARARFAPPLTRADAVWSRFRMPALLLDGMVRMGVLHPEPEQTGLLPVAVPTAIRRIELYRRANDLALADGDVELYATPGAFGADGPAANRFVATDSGGRILAQVKDVAATVLGQIDTTTGTFHPKGADQ from the coding sequence ATGTCTGACCTGACCGGCAAGGTCGCGCTCGTCACCGGTGGCGCGCACGGGGTGGGCAGGGCGATCGCGGCGGAGCTGGTCGCGCGCGGCGCGCACGTCGTCGTCAACTACTTCCACTCCCACGCCGAGGCCAAGCGCACCGAAGCCGAACTGGGCGCCACGGGCAGCGTGGAGATCGTGCGCGCCTCGGTCGCCAGACCCGAGCAGGTCGAGCGGATGTTCGCCGAGATCGCCCGGCGGCACGGACGGCTCGACATCCTGGTGAACGGAGCGGCCTCCGGTGCGCTGGTGCCCGACGACGAGGTGACCGACGACCAACTTGACGCGGGATGGAACACCAACGTCAAGGGCGCGCTGCGCTGCTCGCGTGCCGCCGCCGCGCTGATGGCGGACGGCGGGGCGATCGTGAACGTCTCCGCGCTCGGCGGCTCCCAGTTCGTGATGGCGAACTACCTTGCCTGCGCACCGGCGAAGGCCGCGATGGAAACGCTCACCCGCTACCTCGCCGCGCGGTACGCGGCGAGAAGGATCCGGGTCAACACCGCGTCCGCGGCGATGCTCGTCAGCGACGTCGCCGACGCCTTCCCCGACGCGGCGCGCATGCAGGCGGCGATCGGCGCCGCGACGCCGCTCGGACGGCTCGGCACGCCGCAGGAATTCGCGGGCCTCGTCGCGTTCCTCGCGAGCGACGACGCGCGGTGGGTCACCGGGCAGGTGCTCCTCGCCGACGGCGGACTGTCGCTGGGCGTCCCGCTGCTTTCCGCGCCCGAGCACCAGGACGCACCGGAAGTGTCCGAAGAGGACGGTCCGGCCGAGGACGCGGTGGCGATCGTCGGGATGGGCATGGCGGTGGCGGGCGCGAACAGCCCGGAGGAGTTCTGGGACCTGCGGCTCGCCGGTGCCGAGTTGTTCGTACCGGTACCGGCCGACCGCTGGAGCCTGGACTCGTTCCATTCCGAGGACGACAGCGCGGAGGACAAGTCCTATCAGGACCGGTGCGTGTTCATCACCGGGTTCCGCCCCGCCGAGGGCGCGGAACTCCCCGCCGAAGAGGAATTCACGACGTCGTGGCTCCGGCACAGTGTGGTGCAGGCCATGCGCGGCGTGACGACGGCGCCGTCGGACCGCTTCCGGTGCGTGATCGGCTACACCCCCGACGGCAACCAGCACCTCGAAGAGGCCGGGGTAATCGCGGCGACGCTGGACAAGGCGAGCGCGATCCTCGACGAACTGGACCCTTCGGACGGAGCCGCCCTGCGCGACGATGTCGAACGCGCGCTCCACGACCGTTACCGGCTCCGGCAAGGGGAAGACACTTCCCGGTTCCTGCCGCACCGCGTCGGCAGGCTCGCGATCGAGGGCGTGCTGCCGCCGGACACCGCGGTGCAGATGGTGGACACGGCGTGCTCGTCCTCGCTGTACGCGGTGGACATCGGCGCCAAGGCACTGCTCGGCGGCGCGGCGGACGTCGCGGTGTGCGGCGGCGCGTTCGCCCTCGGTCCCCGCGGCACGGTGCTGTTTTCCAAGCTGCACGGGCTGTCCAAGCGCGGGGAAGTGCGCTCGCTCGACCGGGACGCCGACGGGGTGGTGTTCGCCGACGGCGCCGCGGTGGTGGTGCTGAAGCGGCTCAGCAAGGCCCGCGCGGACGGCGACGAGGTGCTCGGTGTGCTGAGCAGCACCGGTACCTCGTCCGACGGCAGGGGCAAGGCGATCTACGCGCCGAACCCCGCGGGACAGGCGCGCGCGATCGCGAGGGCGCGTGCGGGCGACCCGGCGGTGCCGGTCGACTGGATCATCGCGCACGCCACCGGCACGCCCGCCGGCGACATGGCCGAGCTGAACACGGTGCACGAGCACTACGGCACGTCCGAGATTCCGGTGACCTCGAACAAGTCGCTGATCGGGCACACCGGCTGGGCCGCGGGCGTGGTGTCCCTCATCGAGGCGGCACTCGGCCTGCGCCACGGCACGGTGCCACCGCAGTTCCGGTTCACCGCACCACCCGCCGACTTCCCCGCTGAACGGACCCGCCTGCGCATCCCCACCACGGCGCAGCCGCTGCCCCCGCGCCGCGACCGCCCGCGCACGGTGGCGGTGACCGGGTTCGGGTTCGGCGGCACCAACGCCCACCTCCTCGTGTCGGACCCCGGCGAGGCGACACCGCCGACGGCCCCGGCGGCGGAACACGGCCGGATCGCGATCGTGGCGTGGGCCGCCCACCTGCCAGGACTCGCCGGCCGCGACGCCGTCGAAGCGTGGGTGCGCGGGCACGGCGAACCACCGGCCGACACCTTCGGCGAGAAGTACCCGACTCCCCCGTTCGACCGGGTGCGGCTGCCACCGGCGACCGTGCGCACCGTGGACCGCTGCCAGCTGATGATCCTGGAATGCGGGCACCAGCTCCGCGAACGCCTCGGCGACGCGTGGACGACCTACGCGGACCGCGCCGGGGTGTTCGTCGGCAACCTCGGACCCACCCGCGCCGGCATGCTCTACGCCAACCGCTGCTACCTCGACGACGTCGACACGGCGCTGGCTGGCGCACCGGGGCTCGCCGAGTCCCCGCTGCTGCCGAAGCTCCAGCACGGCCTGCGCGAGCGGGCGCGGAACCTGGTTCCTCCGTCCAATGAGGACTCGTTCTCCGGGATCATGCCGAACATCATCTCGGCGAGGGTGGCGAACTACTTCGACCTGCACGGCCCCAACCTCACCCTGGACGCCGGGCTGGCCTCGACGCTGTCCGCGTTCGACACCGCCTGCCAGTACCTGCGCGCCGGTGACATCGACCTGGCCTTCGCCGGTGGCATCAACGGCAACGACCTGCCGGAGCTGCGGCCCCTGCTCACCGGGCTGCTCGACGGCGAAGCACCGGCGGACGCCGCGTTCCTGTTCGCGCTGACCACGGAGGACGTCGCCACCACCGAAGGAATGCCGGTGCTGGCTTGGATCGACGACACCGAGCCCGATGCGACGCTCACCGAGTGCGGGACAAGCGCACCGGGAACCGCGCGCTACCTCGGCGCCGCGGGCGGGCTCGCCGTCCTGCGTGAACTGCTCACCGGGAGCGGCCGGTCCGCGGTGGTCTGCCACGCCGAACCGGACACCCCGGTGGCGCGGCTCGACCTGGACATCCCACCGTCTACAGTGGAGGAACCGGCGCCGCTGAACGAGCGGTTCACCGACACCGAGTCCTACGCGCCGGGTCAGCGGTGCCAGGTGCGGCGGCACGTGCCCGAGCTGGTGCCCGCACCGGCCGAGCCCTCGAACGACGGGCGAGCGTTCCTTCCGCCCGGCGTCGTGGTGCTGACCGACTCCGCCGCGACCGTCGACGCGCTGGGCCCGCTGCCCGAGGACGCACTGGTGCTGTGCTGCGCACCGGAGATGGCGGCGCGACCCGGCTGGCACCACCTGCCCGAGCCCGGTCCCGACGAGGTGCGGGCCGCGCTCGGCACGCGTGAGCCGAGCGACGTGCGGATCGTGCTCGACCTCGCCGCATCCGCACCCGCGGACACCTGCCTCTTCGATGACACCCCGTCCGTCACTGCACTGCACGACCTACTGTTCCTCACCCTGCGGCTCTCCGGTGACGCCTCGGTGATCGCGGTGCTGCTCGGCGGTCTCAACGACGGCGTCGCCCATCCCTTCACCGGCCTGTTCACCGGGCTGCTGAAGGCCGCGCACCTGGAGTCGCCGGGCACCGAGCGGTTCGCGCTGGTGTCCGACACTCGCGACGCGGCGGCGGGAATGCTTGCGGCGGAACGGGAAAGCCGCATTCCGCGAGCCCTTCCGGTGGTGTACTACCTCGCCGGACATCGCCACGTCCGCGAACTCGTCGAACGGCCGGTGGCGCTGTCCGGACCGGTCGCCGCCCGGCTCTCGGCGGATTCCGTCGTGGTGGCCGTCGGCGGCGCTCGCGGCATCACCGCCGAGCTGCTCAAGGCGCTCGCCACCGAGTTCCGGCCCCAGGTGTACGTGCTGGGCAGCAATCCGCTCGACGACTACCCCGGTTGGGTGTTCGACGGCAGCGACGAGCGGTTCGCGGCCGGGCGGAAGGAGTGGTTGCGCGAGCAACTGTGGCACCGCACTGGAACGACCGTGGCGGTCCTCAACCGCGAGTACGACAGGATGATCGACGCGCGGGCCGCGCGGGCGAACCTGGACGCGATGACCGCCGCGTGCGGCGCGGGCCGGGTGCGCTACCTCGCGTGCGACGTCACCGATCCCCTGGCGGTCGAGCGCGCGGTGCGGGAGATCCGCGAGCCGCGGATCGACCTGCTGGTCAACGCCGCGGGCCGGAACAACTCCGCGGTGCTGGCGCGCAAGGACTTCGGCGAGTTCCGCGGCGTGCGCGATCTGAAGCTGCGCTCGCACCGCAACCTCAAGCGGGCGCTCGCCGGGACTCCGGTCGGCACGTGGTGCAGTTTCGGTTCCCTGCTGGGCTATTTCGGCCAGGTCGGCGAAGGCGATTACGCGGCGGGCAACGACTTCCTAGCCACCGCGGCCGAATTCGCGGCCCGCGCCCAAGGCGCCGACGAGGTCACTATCGGCTGGACGCTGTGGGGCGGCACCGGGATGGGCGCGGGCGGTCTGGTCAGCTCCTACTACGAACGCCAGGACACCTACTCCGCGATGGCGGTGGCCGAAGGCATCCACCACTTCGTCCGCGAACTGCACGCTCCCGAGCGGGTTCCGCACCTCGTCCATATCGGCGAGGCCGAACACCGCACCGTCGAACACTTCTACCCCGGTTATCTGTCCACACCGGACACCGGGTTCTACCTCCGGCACACCGTTTCCCACGACGGCGACACCGCGGTGTTCGAATGCCCGATGGACCCCGAAACCGACGCGTTCCTCGACGGTCACACCGTCCGCGGACATGCGACGCTGCCCGGTCTGTTCGTCACCGAGATCGCCGCCGAAGCCGCGCTCTCCCTGCGGCAAGGGCTGGAGGTGATCGGGTTCACCGACCTGACCTTCGAGCGGTTCATCCAGGTCCGCGGTGACCTCCCGGCACCACCGAAGCGGGTCCGCGCGACCGTCCTCGACGCCACCGACGACCTGACCACGGTCGAAGTGCGGATCACCTCCGACATCGTGGTCAACGGGGTGGTGGCGGCGCGGGACAAGCCGCACTTCACCTGCCGCGTGCTGCTCGCACCCGAGTTCACCGCGCCGAGCTGGGACGGGTGGGCACCCGATCCCGCCGAACGCGCGGCACCGGATCCCTACCACCTTTCCGGCTCGCCGGTGCGCCTCACCGGGCCCTTCGCCTGCACCGAGGACACGCGCACGCATCCCCGCGGCGCCCGCGCCCGGTTCGCCCCGCCGTTGACGCGCGCCGACGCGGTGTGGTCGCGGTTCCGCATGCCCGCGCTCCTGTTGGACGGCATGGTGCGGATGGGTGTGCTCCACCCCGAGCCCGAGCAGACCGGGCTGCTGCCGGTCGCGGTCCCGACCGCGATCCGGCGGATCGAGCTGTACCGCCGCGCTAACGACCTAGCGCTCGCCGACGGCGACGTCGAGCTGTACGCCACGCCCGGCGCGTTCGGCGCGGACGGCCCCGCCGCGAACCGGTTCGTGGCAACCGATTCCGGCGGCCGGATCCTCGCGCAGGTCAAGGACGTCGCGGCGACCGTACTGGGCCAGATCGACACCACCACCGGCACCTTCCACCCCAAGGGGGCAGACCAATGA
- a CDS encoding cytochrome P450 has protein sequence MTDAPGPEGGHLMGALSSFKSNSLGLITDLRQRYGGIVRVKLGPYLVHQLTDPDAIKHVLQDNPDNYRRGRFYQGFSLFMGRGMLTTDGAEWKKRKQLSQPFFQRARVEQAAPIITGCVEDLAERWSAADGEVVDVVDDLMWLSMGVLSRTLFGVDLRERAEELTPAVRFSLKAMIITGKVEQMLPRWIPTRYQRTLKRHQAVLNAAMDHVVAQHRAGHGDPDSLVTALLTATEPDTGEPWDARAIRAELKTHFMAGHETTGCGLAWTLHAIAADPAVRDKLVSELDSVLGGDTPTVDHLPRLPYLRQLVEESLRLHPPIWAFPRGAVADDEIGGYHIPAGSSLLIPPYGAHRDPGTWDSPEEFRPERFCPAHPKPARYSYLPFGGGARRCIGHHLATLEIQLTIAMLTQRFRFTIPPGQDIHPAGLVSLRPAGGLPLRIEKA, from the coding sequence ATGACCGACGCACCGGGGCCCGAAGGCGGGCACCTGATGGGCGCGCTGTCGAGCTTCAAGAGCAACTCGCTCGGACTGATCACCGATCTGCGGCAGCGCTACGGCGGGATCGTGCGGGTCAAGCTCGGCCCCTACCTCGTGCACCAGCTCACCGATCCCGACGCGATCAAACACGTGCTGCAAGACAATCCCGACAACTACCGGCGCGGCCGGTTCTACCAAGGGTTCTCGCTGTTCATGGGGCGCGGCATGCTCACCACCGACGGCGCGGAGTGGAAGAAGCGCAAGCAGCTCAGCCAGCCATTCTTCCAGCGGGCGCGGGTGGAGCAGGCGGCCCCGATCATCACCGGCTGCGTGGAAGACCTCGCCGAGCGCTGGTCCGCGGCCGACGGAGAGGTCGTCGACGTCGTGGACGACCTGATGTGGCTGTCGATGGGCGTGCTCAGCCGCACCCTGTTCGGCGTCGACCTGCGCGAGCGCGCCGAAGAACTCACCCCCGCGGTCCGGTTCTCGCTCAAGGCGATGATCATCACCGGCAAGGTGGAGCAGATGCTGCCGCGCTGGATCCCCACCCGCTACCAGCGCACCCTCAAGCGCCACCAAGCCGTTCTCAACGCCGCGATGGACCACGTCGTCGCCCAGCACCGCGCCGGGCACGGCGACCCCGATTCGCTGGTCACGGCGCTGCTCACGGCGACCGAGCCGGACACCGGCGAACCGTGGGACGCGCGCGCGATCCGCGCCGAACTGAAGACCCATTTCATGGCAGGGCACGAAACCACCGGCTGCGGCCTGGCCTGGACGCTGCACGCGATCGCCGCCGACCCCGCCGTGCGGGACAAGCTGGTGTCCGAACTGGACTCCGTGCTCGGCGGCGACACCCCGACCGTCGACCACCTGCCCAGGCTGCCCTACCTGCGCCAGCTCGTCGAGGAATCGTTGCGGCTGCACCCGCCGATCTGGGCGTTCCCGCGCGGTGCCGTGGCGGACGACGAGATCGGCGGATACCACATCCCGGCGGGCAGCAGCCTGCTCATCCCGCCCTACGGCGCGCATCGCGACCCCGGCACCTGGGACTCGCCGGAGGAGTTCCGCCCGGAGCGGTTCTGCCCAGCGCACCCCAAACCGGCGCGGTACTCGTATCTGCCGTTCGGCGGTGGCGCGCGCCGATGCATCGGTCACCACCTCGCCACCCTGGAAATCCAGCTCACCATCGCGATGCTGACCCAGCGATTCCGGTTCACCATCCCACCAGGACAGGACATCCACCCGGCGGGTCTGGTGTCGCTGCGCCCCGCGGGCGGCCTGCCGCTCCGCATCGAGAAAGCATGA